The sequence below is a genomic window from Curtobacterium sp. MCPF17_002.
GTCCGCCTGGTCGAGGTCGCCCTCGAGCACGGTGCCCGTGCGGCCCACCGTGTCGACTACGCGTCCGAGATCGAGCAGGAGTGGCTCGACGGCGTCCGCACCGTCGGTGTGACGAGCGGGGCATCCGTGCCCGAGGCGCTCGTGACCGAGGTGCTCGAGCAGCTCGCCGACGCCGGCTACGGCACGGTGGAGGAAGTGGTCACCGCCCACGAGGACCTCATGTTCTCCCTCCCCAAGGAACTCCGCACCGACGCGTCCGGCAACCCGACGCGTGGGCTCGGCGGGCGCCACCGATGAGCGGCGAGCGCACGGATGCCCCCGACGGCTGGTCCTCGGTGCCGGCCCGCGAGCCGGGTCACGTCCCCGACCAGACGGACGGCCGGGAGGCGCGGCACACCCCCGCCACGTCGGCTGACGGTCCGGCCTCCGGCCGCGTCCAGGGCCGCCCCGCACCCCGGTACGGCGAGTACGCCCCGGAGGGCTGGGTCAACCCGGTGCTCGTGGAGCAGGAGCGTCTCGAGCAGGAGGAACGGTCGCGTTCGCTCCGGCAGCAGGCGGCCCAGGATGCCGTCCGCGACCGCAGGAACGGACCGGGTTCCGGTGCAGCGGCCGGCCGTGGGACGGGTGGCGCGGGCGCCGGCCCCGACGGTCCGACCGCCGGTTCGGGTGCGTCGACGGACCGGCGCGCTCCGGCCGCGGGTCGTTTCGGCGCCTCGCCCCTCGACTTCGTGCTGACGGTGGGCTTCCTCGCCGTC
It includes:
- a CDS encoding DUF6264 family protein: MSGERTDAPDGWSSVPAREPGHVPDQTDGREARHTPATSADGPASGRVQGRPAPRYGEYAPEGWVNPVLVEQERLEQEERSRSLRQQAAQDAVRDRRNGPGSGAAAGRGTGGAGAGPDGPTAGSGASTDRRAPAAGRFGASPLDFVLTVGFLAVGLWTVLESLSVGTTASTIRTVVEQQYTDLSNPAALSSAVLVRAVVLVVVFVLVAWWSLRRLRSRRWTFWVPLVGGIAATVLGMVPVMVVLFQDPHFAAYLQRMAGG